A part of Solibacillus sp. FSL H8-0538 genomic DNA contains:
- a CDS encoding sulfite exporter TauE/SafE family protein, which yields MSLSFIIVLLLIGFVGSFISGMLGIGGAIIKFPMLLYIPALLGLTTFTSHQVAGISAVEIMVTSIAGVWAYRKGGYLNKSLILTMGLSVLAGSLLGSLGSNDLSAESINIVYGVFALLAAIMMFIPRKQLEDVPAEQVHFNKLLAVSLAFIVGIGSGIVGAGGGFILVPIMLVILRIPTRMTIASSLAITFISSIGGSIGKIATGQVEWGPVLVLIVASVIAAPLGAKAAKVMNTKVLQIILAVLIGITAVKIWVDILL from the coding sequence ATGAGTTTATCATTCATCATTGTCTTACTACTAATTGGCTTTGTTGGCTCGTTTATTTCTGGCATGCTCGGCATTGGTGGGGCGATTATTAAGTTCCCGATGCTGTTATATATTCCGGCTTTACTTGGCCTCACAACATTTACTTCTCATCAGGTAGCAGGCATTAGTGCGGTTGAAATTATGGTGACGTCGATTGCCGGTGTATGGGCATATCGCAAAGGTGGTTATTTAAATAAGTCGCTCATTTTAACGATGGGGCTTTCGGTGTTAGCAGGGAGCTTACTTGGTAGTCTTGGTTCAAATGATTTGTCAGCAGAAAGTATTAATATTGTGTACGGCGTCTTTGCATTACTGGCAGCCATTATGATGTTTATCCCGCGTAAACAACTTGAAGATGTCCCAGCAGAGCAAGTTCACTTCAATAAACTACTAGCGGTTAGCTTAGCATTTATCGTCGGAATCGGCTCTGGCATTGTAGGAGCAGGCGGTGGCTTTATTTTAGTACCCATTATGCTCGTCATTTTACGTATTCCAACGCGCATGACAATTGCTTCGAGTTTAGCGATTACGTTTATTTCATCCATTGGCGGTTCAATTGGGAAAATTGCAACGGGTCAAGTAGAATGGGGACCCGTACTAGTATTAATCGTTGCTAGTGTAATCGCAGCGCCACTTGGGGCAAAAGCAGCAAAAGTGATGAATACAAAAGTTTTACAAATAATTTTAGCTGTTCTAATCGGTATAACGGCTGTAAAAATTTGGGTAGATATTTTACTATAA
- a CDS encoding sulfurtransferase TusA family protein: MNITKTLDAKGLACPMPIVKTKKAIDTINSGEILEVLVTDKGALNDFKAWAKAGGHEIVEQKEDAGVLSFFIEKA, translated from the coding sequence ATGAACATTACAAAAACGTTAGATGCAAAAGGCTTAGCTTGCCCAATGCCAATCGTGAAAACAAAAAAAGCAATCGATACAATTAACTCAGGTGAAATACTGGAAGTTTTAGTAACTGATAAAGGTGCTTTAAATGACTTTAAAGCTTGGGCAAAGGCTGGCGGTCACGAAATTGTAGAACAAAAAGAAGATGCAGGTGTACTTAGCTTCTTTATCGAAAAAGCGTAA
- a CDS encoding MBL fold metallo-hydrolase, which translates to MAISKWTAADVARKVIDNKELFILDVRNADAFEDWKIEGHQFQYLNIPYFELLDGVEEILPKIPTDKDILVVCAKEGSSIMVAEMLSDEGREVGYLAGGMKSWSMYLEPIKVGNLPGGGELYQFVRLGKGCLSYMAISEGEAALIDAVRFTEVFTNFAKEKGVEIKHVFDTHLHADHISGGRHIAAATGATYYLPKEDAEEVVFDYTELADGLTVQLGASKIDVGALYSPGHTIGSTSFVIDGKYLLTGDILFIDSIGRPDLAGLASDWVGDLRETLYSRYRELAEDLIVLPAHFMIIEELNEDGTVAKRLGDLLKENHGLNIEDEEEFRSLVTENLPPQPNAYQEIRQVNMGKISPDNDEQTEMEIGPNRCAVR; encoded by the coding sequence ATGGCAATTAGCAAATGGACAGCAGCAGACGTTGCTCGTAAAGTAATCGACAATAAAGAATTATTCATTTTAGACGTACGTAATGCAGATGCATTTGAAGATTGGAAAATTGAAGGACATCAATTCCAGTACTTAAACATTCCGTACTTTGAATTACTTGATGGCGTAGAAGAAATTCTACCAAAAATCCCTACAGATAAAGACATATTAGTGGTCTGTGCTAAAGAAGGCTCATCAATTATGGTCGCAGAAATGCTTTCAGACGAGGGTCGTGAAGTTGGGTACCTTGCTGGTGGGATGAAATCTTGGAGCATGTACTTGGAGCCAATTAAAGTAGGGAACTTACCAGGTGGGGGAGAATTATACCAATTCGTACGTTTAGGTAAAGGTTGTCTTTCGTACATGGCGATTTCAGAAGGTGAGGCAGCACTCATTGATGCGGTTCGTTTCACAGAAGTATTCACAAACTTTGCGAAAGAAAAAGGCGTGGAAATTAAGCATGTATTTGATACACATTTACACGCAGATCATATTTCAGGTGGTCGTCACATTGCAGCAGCAACTGGGGCAACGTATTACTTACCAAAAGAAGATGCAGAAGAGGTTGTATTTGACTACACAGAACTTGCAGACGGTTTAACCGTTCAACTAGGCGCTTCTAAAATCGATGTCGGTGCTCTTTATTCACCAGGTCACACAATTGGTTCAACATCCTTTGTTATTGACGGCAAGTATTTATTAACAGGGGATATTCTTTTCATCGATTCCATTGGACGTCCGGACTTAGCTGGTCTTGCAAGTGACTGGGTTGGGGATTTACGTGAAACACTTTATAGCCGTTACCGCGAGCTTGCAGAAGATTTAATCGTTCTTCCTGCACACTTCATGATCATCGAAGAATTAAACGAAGATGGTACAGTGGCAAAACGTTTAGGTGATCTGTTAAAAGAAAACCACGGTCTAAATATCGAAGACGAAGAAGAATTCCGTTCACTTGTAACAGAAAACTTACCGCCACAGCCAAATGCATACCAAGAAATCCGTCAAGTAAACATGGGGAAAATTTCTCCAGATAATGATGAGCAGACGGAGATGGAGATTGGGCCGAACCGCTGTGCAGTACGCTAG